The Pelagibacterium halotolerans B2 nucleotide sequence GGGCGATGCCGCAACCAAGGCCGCTCCCCAGGTCCCCGTTCTCGACCTGATCCTCGCATCGCTCGACGATGCAAAGGCCGAAGAAACGATCTCCATCGACATCACCGGAAAGTCCTCGCTGGCCGATCATATGGTCGTGACGTCGGGACGTTCCAACCGTCATGTTGCAGCCGTTGCCGACCAGTTGGTCCAGACGCTCAAGGAACATGGACACGACAAGCCCCGGATCGAAGGACTGCCGTCCGCCGACTGGGTTCTGGTCGATGCGTCCGATGTGATCGTACACATTTTCCGCCCTGAGGTTCGCGAGTTCTACAACATCGAAAAGATGTGGGCTGCGGATTTCGGGACCGATACGCACTAGCAGAGCCTAACGGTTCGCATGCGTGTTTTGATCGTCGCGGTCGGGCGAATGAAAGCCGGACCCGAACGGGAACTTGTGGCGCGTTATCTCGACCGGGCCGCCGCCAGCGGCAAGCCACTCGGGCTTGCCGATTTCTCCGTTATCGAACTGAGTGAATCCCGCGCTTCGAGCGCAGACGCGCGCAAGGCCGAGGAGGCCCGCGCCATCCGGTCGGCAATCCCCGAAAAAAGCGTGGTCGTCGCCCTCGATGAACGCGGAAAGTCCGTTGCCAGCCCCGCCTTCGCGGCGCGCGTTGCCGATTGGCGCGAT carries:
- the rsfS gene encoding ribosome silencing factor, with amino-acid sequence MAPTPSKSVSGDAATKAAPQVPVLDLILASLDDAKAEETISIDITGKSSLADHMVVTSGRSNRHVAAVADQLVQTLKEHGHDKPRIEGLPSADWVLVDASDVIVHIFRPEVREFYNIEKMWAADFGTDTH
- the rlmH gene encoding 23S rRNA (pseudouridine(1915)-N(3))-methyltransferase RlmH: MRVLIVAVGRMKAGPERELVARYLDRAAASGKPLGLADFSVIELSESRASSADARKAEEARAIRSAIPEKSVVVALDERGKSVASPAFAARVADWRDAGRPALVLVIGGADGLAPEFRQSADLVLSFSAMTWPHQLVRIMAAEQLYRATTILSGHPYHRGD